The Armatimonadota bacterium DNA window ACAAGACGTAGCTTTGCGCGCTGGCCATACCCATGTGGAACTGCCTCCACGCTTCATTGTAGATGTGGTAGCCAACTACATCGGTTCTGCGCATCGGTCCTCCCTGCGTCATCATGTACACCGGCGTGAATACCTGAAAGGCGCTGATGGAGGAGGTAACGAGGATGAAGAAACTGGTCGGAAGCAGCAGTGGCCAGGTGATGTGCCGAAAACATGCCCATCTCCCGCCGCCATCGACAGCCGCCACCTCATAGAGGCTGGAGGGAATCGCGCTCAAGCCGGCAAGATAGAGAACCATTCTTGGTCCAAGGCCCAGCCACACGCTCATGACAATCAGAGCCGGCATTGCCAGTCCAGGGCTGTTGAGCCAGTCGGTCTGCGAAGCGTGCCGCAGACCGCATGCCCCCAGCACCCAATCCAGCAGCCCCGACTCCGGCAGGTAGATGAAGGTCCACACCATGGAGACAGCTACGGCGGACGAGACGGCCGGAAGATAGTAGAGTGTGCGGAACAGATTCACGAACGGGAGCTTCTGGTTCACCAGAATGGCGATGATGAGCGCGGCCAGCATGCCGAGAGGCACGCTGGCGACAGCATAGTACGCCGAATTGAACAGCGCATTCCAGAAGAGCGTGTCGTGCACCAGATTCTGGTAGTTCTGAAGCCCGATAAACGGGTGAGCCTTCTTGAGGACGTCCCACTTGTGAAGGCTCAAGTAGAACGCAAATCCGATTGGAAAGAGCGTGAAGATGGCGAGATGAAGGAAGGATGGGAAGATGAAGGTCCACGCGCACAAGTCGGCCTTGAGCCGGCGCGAACGCGCTGACGAGGCACGGCTTGCGGCTAGCGCCGGCACTGTCATGAGTTCAGCTCCGGGTCGATACGGGCCGCAGCCTGACGCAGCGCCACCGCGGGTGACATGCCGCCAATGAGTACATCCTGCATCATCTCGGTGCCAATATCCTCAACCTGGGCGTAGTCTTCCACGCGTGCGCCCCACGGCGCGATACCGG harbors:
- a CDS encoding sugar ABC transporter permease, whose translation is MTVPALAASRASSARSRRLKADLCAWTFIFPSFLHLAIFTLFPIGFAFYLSLHKWDVLKKAHPFIGLQNYQNLVHDTLFWNALFNSAYYAVASVPLGMLAALIIAILVNQKLPFVNLFRTLYYLPAVSSAVAVSMVWTFIYLPESGLLDWVLGACGLRHASQTDWLNSPGLAMPALIVMSVWLGLGPRMVLYLAGLSAIPSSLYEVAAVDGGGRWACFRHITWPLLLPTSFFILVTSSISAFQVFTPVYMMTQGGPMRRTDVVGYHIYNEAWRQFHMGMASAQSYVLFLVILLVTVVQFRIVQRRMAGYSLA